A genomic region of Rhodococcus pyridinivorans contains the following coding sequences:
- a CDS encoding MaoC family dehydratase, whose product MSTPTVTTGESLPSLEIHADPTFIVSTALATRDFQDVHHDRDKAQQRGSKDIFVNILTDTGLVQRYVTDWAGPRAVVKSISLRLGVPWYAYDTLTLSGTVASVEDGLVTVDITGTNSLGKHITATATVVIGGTA is encoded by the coding sequence GTGAGCACCCCGACCGTCACGACGGGCGAGAGCCTGCCCTCCCTCGAGATCCACGCCGATCCCACCTTCATCGTGTCGACGGCCCTGGCCACACGCGACTTCCAGGACGTGCACCACGACCGCGACAAGGCACAGCAGCGCGGATCGAAGGACATCTTCGTCAACATCCTCACCGACACCGGCCTCGTGCAGCGCTACGTCACCGACTGGGCCGGCCCCCGCGCGGTGGTGAAGTCGATCTCGCTGAGACTGGGTGTGCCCTGGTACGCCTACGACACCCTGACCCTCTCGGGTACCGTCGCGTCCGTCGAGGACGGACTGGTCACCGTCGACATCACCGGCACCAACAGTCTGGGCAAACACATCACGGCCACAGCCACTGTCGTGATCGGAGGCACCGCATGA
- a CDS encoding acyl-CoA dehydrogenase family protein, translating into MFIDLTDDQRALQAELRRYFSSLVSPEEAAIMRTERHGPTYREVVRRMGKDGWLGVGWPVEFGGRGFGDVEQQIFANEAVRADVPLPSVTLQTVGPTLQVYGTDEQKRKFLPAILAGEVHFAIGYSEPEAGTDLAALRTTAVRDGDHYIVNGQKIFTTGGHDADYIWLAVRTGPADSRHRGISVLIVDTKDPGFSWTPIITCDGAHHVNATYYSDVRVPVEMLVGEENKGWKLITTQLNHERVMLGPAGRVAGIYDRLVEWVRAHELRDRPEVRRALGEIHATWRLNELLNWQVAASSNDAVDIADASATKVFATERIQRVGRLAEEIVGAFGDPADDDTADLLRWLDMMAKRNVVITFGGGVNEVMRELIATAGLGMPRVPR; encoded by the coding sequence GTGTTCATCGATCTGACCGACGACCAGCGCGCACTGCAAGCCGAACTGCGGCGCTACTTCAGCAGCCTCGTCTCACCCGAGGAGGCTGCGATCATGCGCACGGAGCGGCACGGCCCCACCTATCGCGAGGTCGTGCGTCGCATGGGCAAGGACGGTTGGCTCGGCGTAGGCTGGCCCGTCGAGTTCGGCGGCCGCGGCTTCGGCGACGTGGAACAGCAGATCTTCGCCAACGAGGCCGTCCGCGCCGACGTGCCGTTGCCGAGCGTCACCCTGCAGACCGTCGGCCCGACCCTGCAGGTCTACGGGACCGACGAACAGAAGCGAAAGTTCCTGCCCGCCATCCTCGCCGGCGAGGTGCACTTCGCCATCGGCTACTCCGAACCCGAGGCCGGTACCGACCTCGCCGCCCTGCGCACCACCGCCGTCCGCGACGGCGACCACTACATCGTCAACGGACAGAAGATCTTCACCACCGGCGGGCACGACGCCGACTACATCTGGCTCGCCGTCCGCACCGGCCCCGCCGACTCGCGTCACCGCGGCATCTCCGTGCTCATCGTCGACACCAAGGATCCCGGCTTCAGCTGGACGCCGATCATCACGTGCGACGGTGCCCACCACGTCAACGCCACCTACTACAGCGACGTACGCGTTCCCGTCGAGATGCTCGTCGGCGAGGAGAACAAGGGCTGGAAGCTCATCACCACCCAACTCAACCACGAACGCGTCATGCTCGGCCCGGCCGGTCGCGTCGCCGGCATCTACGACCGGCTCGTCGAATGGGTCCGCGCCCACGAACTCCGGGACCGCCCCGAGGTGCGACGCGCACTCGGCGAGATCCACGCGACCTGGCGACTCAACGAACTGCTCAACTGGCAGGTCGCGGCGAGCAGCAACGACGCCGTCGACATCGCCGATGCCTCGGCGACCAAGGTGTTCGCCACCGAGCGGATCCAGCGCGTCGGGCGCCTCGCCGAGGAGATCGTCGGTGCCTTCGGCGATCCGGCCGACGACGACACCGCCGATCTGCTCCGCTGGCTCGACATGATGGCCAAACGCAATGTCGTCATCACCTTCGGCGGTGGCGTCAACGAGGTGATGCGCGAACTGATCGCCACCGCCGGTCTGGGCATGCCGCGGGTCCCGCGGTGA
- a CDS encoding DUF2252 domain-containing protein, whose translation MSATDGHVVHPTREQRVQNGLAARRGTPVESLADLGESSRDPIALLESQAQSRVPQLVPVRYGRMATSAFAFFRGAALVMADDLSRASDSGLHTQLCGDAHASNFGLFATPERRTAFDVNDFDETYPGPFEWDVKRLVASLEIAGRDNGFTAKERRKITRACAAEYRETICRQAQLGNLAVRYSHLDPTTEIAGLGGLLDAKMEKRTRKALDKASRRDSLQALEKLTTIIDGHRRIISDPPLIVPVEEVFADLDAEAIYDELYGRVRSYRATLQWDRRVLLEQFELVQAARKVVGVGSVGTRAWILLLRGADDDDPLFLQAKEAQRSVLSYYVDGPTFRNEGERVVNGQRLMQSASDIFLGWQQGAGADGVNRDFYIRQLRDGKGSAVIEEMVPKGLKLYGRLCGRVLAFAHARAGDRIALAAYLGTDEEFDEAVSSFAVAYADRNERDLQALHDAIEQGRVKARTGL comes from the coding sequence ATGTCGGCCACGGACGGACATGTCGTGCATCCGACTCGCGAACAGCGGGTCCAGAACGGTCTCGCCGCTCGGAGGGGCACTCCCGTCGAGTCGCTGGCCGATCTCGGGGAGTCGTCCCGGGATCCGATCGCGCTGCTCGAGAGTCAGGCGCAGTCGCGCGTCCCCCAGCTCGTTCCGGTCCGGTACGGCCGCATGGCGACGTCGGCGTTCGCGTTCTTCCGCGGTGCTGCACTGGTGATGGCCGACGATCTGTCGCGCGCATCCGACAGTGGTCTGCACACACAGCTGTGCGGCGACGCCCACGCGAGCAATTTCGGCCTGTTCGCGACTCCGGAACGGAGAACGGCCTTCGACGTCAACGACTTCGACGAAACCTATCCGGGGCCGTTCGAATGGGACGTCAAGCGCCTGGTCGCAAGCCTCGAGATCGCCGGTCGCGACAACGGGTTCACCGCGAAGGAACGCCGGAAGATCACCCGGGCATGTGCCGCAGAGTACCGCGAGACGATCTGTAGGCAAGCGCAACTCGGAAATCTGGCCGTGCGGTACTCCCACCTCGATCCCACGACCGAGATAGCGGGGTTGGGTGGCCTGCTGGATGCGAAGATGGAGAAACGCACGCGGAAAGCGCTCGACAAGGCCTCGCGCCGCGACAGCCTCCAGGCACTGGAGAAGCTGACCACCATCATCGACGGTCACCGCCGGATCATCAGCGATCCGCCGCTCATCGTGCCCGTCGAAGAGGTCTTCGCCGACCTCGACGCCGAGGCGATCTACGACGAGTTGTACGGCCGTGTCCGTTCGTACCGGGCGACACTACAGTGGGACCGCCGAGTCCTCCTCGAACAGTTCGAACTGGTCCAGGCCGCGCGGAAGGTCGTCGGAGTGGGCAGTGTCGGCACGCGGGCGTGGATCCTCCTGCTGCGCGGTGCGGACGACGACGATCCGTTGTTCCTGCAGGCGAAGGAGGCCCAGCGTTCGGTGCTGTCGTACTACGTCGACGGTCCGACCTTCCGGAACGAGGGCGAACGGGTCGTCAACGGTCAGCGGCTGATGCAGTCGGCGAGCGACATCTTCCTCGGCTGGCAGCAGGGCGCCGGGGCCGACGGGGTGAACCGGGATTTCTATATCCGTCAGCTCCGCGACGGCAAGGGTTCGGCGGTGATCGAGGAGATGGTGCCCAAGGGCCTGAAGCTCTACGGCCGACTCTGCGGCCGAGTCCTCGCCTTCGCCCATGCGCGGGCCGGCGACCGGATCGCACTGGCGGCCTATCTCGGCACGGACGAGGAGTTCGACGAGGCGGTCTCGTCGTTCGCGGTGGCCTACGCGGACCGCAACGAACGCGACCTGCAGGCGCTGCACGACGCCATCGAACAGGGACGGGTGAAGGCCCGGACCGGGCTCTGA
- a CDS encoding bifunctional MaoC family dehydratase N-terminal/OB-fold nucleic acid binding domain-containing protein: MTRDARGRIPEEIRQAAEKVRGDGPSAPRPGRDPVNMPMIRNWLEAIGDDNPIYTDETAAIAAGHGGLVAPPAMAQVWTMRGLGAEREKDDPLGRMTQILDDAGYTSVVATNCDQIYHRYLRHGEQVTIESTLEDVVGPKRTGLGEGWFFTTRNLWKVGDEVVAEMLFRILKFAPPSKDERAETSEDRPTSAVPDDLDPTRMLRPSVSRDTQFFWDGVATHELRIQRRPDGTLQHPPVPALWLDKSETTDYVVSSGRGTVFSFVVHHAPKVPGRQVPFVVALVELDEGVRMLGELRDVDPGQVRIGMPVEVTFLDFPGDDETGGQPWTLYAWKPLEEDV; the protein is encoded by the coding sequence GTGACACGAGATGCTCGGGGGAGGATCCCCGAGGAGATCCGGCAGGCGGCCGAGAAGGTCCGCGGCGACGGCCCGTCCGCGCCGCGACCCGGCCGCGATCCGGTGAACATGCCGATGATCCGCAACTGGCTCGAGGCGATCGGCGACGACAACCCGATCTACACCGACGAGACCGCGGCGATCGCAGCCGGTCACGGTGGTCTCGTGGCCCCGCCCGCGATGGCGCAGGTGTGGACGATGCGCGGCCTCGGCGCCGAACGCGAGAAGGACGACCCGCTCGGCCGGATGACGCAGATCCTCGACGACGCCGGCTACACCTCGGTGGTCGCCACCAACTGCGACCAGATCTACCACCGCTACCTGCGCCACGGCGAGCAGGTGACGATCGAATCCACCCTCGAGGACGTCGTCGGCCCGAAGCGGACCGGGCTCGGAGAGGGATGGTTCTTCACCACCCGCAACCTGTGGAAGGTCGGCGACGAGGTCGTCGCCGAGATGCTATTCCGCATCCTGAAGTTCGCACCGCCGTCGAAGGACGAGCGCGCGGAGACGTCGGAAGACCGGCCCACATCCGCGGTACCCGACGATCTCGACCCCACGCGGATGCTCCGCCCGTCCGTCTCCCGCGACACGCAATTCTTCTGGGACGGCGTGGCCACCCACGAACTGCGCATCCAGCGACGCCCCGACGGCACCCTGCAGCACCCACCCGTCCCGGCGCTCTGGCTCGACAAGTCGGAAACCACCGACTACGTCGTATCCTCCGGTCGCGGAACGGTGTTCAGCTTCGTCGTCCACCACGCGCCCAAGGTGCCGGGGCGGCAGGTGCCCTTCGTCGTCGCGCTCGTCGAACTCGACGAGGGTGTCCGGATGCTCGGTGAACTCCGCGACGTCGACCCTGGACAGGTACGCATCGGGATGCCGGTCGAGGTCACCTTCCTCGACTTCCCCGGCGACGACGAGACCGGCGGGCAGCCGTGGACGCTGTACGCCTGGAAGCCCCTCGAGGAGGACGTGTGA
- a CDS encoding lipid-transfer protein — MSGLSGAAAIVGIGATDFSKDSGRSELRLAAEAVCAALDDAGLTPADVDGLVSFTMDTNTEVAVARSVGIPHLKFFSRIHYGGGAACATVQQAAMAVATGVADVVVAYRAFNERSGARYGQVNIDLAAQVNSSGTDNAFSYPHGLSTPASFVAMVAQRYMHVSGATSADFGAVAVADRAHAATNPKAFFHGKPITLEDHQNSRWIAEPLHLLDCCQESDGGVAIVVTSAARAKDLKQTPAMIAAAAQGSGPDQYIMTSYYRDGLTGLPEMGIVGDQLWEQAGIGPQDIATAVLYDHFTPYVLMQLEELGFCGRGEGKDFVADGIQVGGRLPINTHGGQLGEAYIHGMNGIAEGVRQIRGTAVNQVDDVDHVLVTAGTGVPTSGLVLSRS, encoded by the coding sequence ATGAGCGGCCTGTCGGGTGCAGCGGCGATCGTCGGCATCGGCGCGACCGACTTCTCGAAGGACTCCGGCCGCAGCGAACTCCGCCTCGCGGCCGAAGCGGTGTGCGCCGCCCTCGACGACGCGGGACTGACCCCGGCCGACGTCGACGGTCTGGTCTCGTTCACGATGGACACCAACACCGAAGTGGCCGTGGCCCGTTCGGTGGGCATTCCCCACCTGAAGTTCTTCTCCCGCATCCACTACGGCGGCGGTGCGGCGTGCGCGACGGTGCAGCAGGCGGCGATGGCCGTCGCGACCGGCGTGGCCGACGTGGTGGTCGCGTACCGGGCGTTCAACGAGCGGTCCGGCGCGCGGTACGGGCAGGTCAACATTGACCTTGCCGCACAGGTGAATTCGTCGGGAACCGACAACGCGTTCTCCTACCCGCACGGGCTGAGCACACCGGCCTCGTTCGTCGCGATGGTCGCGCAACGCTACATGCACGTCTCCGGTGCGACGAGCGCCGACTTCGGCGCCGTGGCGGTCGCGGATCGGGCGCACGCCGCCACGAACCCGAAGGCGTTCTTCCACGGCAAGCCGATCACGCTCGAGGACCACCAGAACTCGCGGTGGATCGCCGAGCCGCTGCACCTGCTCGACTGCTGCCAGGAATCGGACGGCGGCGTCGCGATCGTCGTCACCAGCGCCGCGCGGGCGAAGGACCTGAAGCAGACCCCAGCGATGATCGCGGCCGCGGCGCAGGGGAGCGGACCCGATCAGTACATCATGACCAGCTACTACCGGGACGGGCTCACAGGCCTGCCGGAGATGGGCATCGTCGGCGACCAGTTGTGGGAGCAGGCGGGCATCGGGCCGCAGGACATCGCCACGGCCGTGCTCTACGACCACTTCACCCCGTACGTGCTCATGCAGCTCGAAGAACTCGGTTTCTGCGGCCGCGGTGAGGGCAAGGACTTCGTCGCCGACGGCATCCAGGTGGGCGGACGGCTACCGATCAACACGCACGGCGGTCAGCTGGGCGAGGCCTACATCCACGGCATGAACGGCATCGCGGAGGGCGTACGGCAGATCCGCGGCACGGCCGTCAACCAGGTCGACGACGTCGACCACGTCCTGGTCACGGCAGGAACAGGAGTTCCGACCTCAGGGCTGGTGCTGTCGCGGTCCTGA